The following coding sequences are from one Chloracidobacterium sp. window:
- a CDS encoding KpsF/GutQ family sugar-phosphate isomerase, with protein sequence MEQVNANHKRVSEILKIEADAILHSAINLDSASVDLAISLLSDCSGKVIVTGVGKSGVIAEKIAQTMTSTGTIAVFVHPTDALHGGLGVVACGDVVIALSNSGETEEILAIVPTLKQRGIAMIAIVGNINSTLARQSDVFLDGSVDKEACPLNLAPTASTTVALAIGDALSMTVMELKGLTAEDFAANHPAGRLGKRLTLTVASLMRTSPSVTPDSNWLEVVRSISDHALGAVNVIDGDGRLLGIVTDGDLRRTIERTDPADFNDLTAASMMTSGPIRAEPTMLAFDALRLMQDRPSQISVLPVVDPAGICVGLLRLHDVVGSGL encoded by the coding sequence ATGGAACAGGTGAACGCAAACCACAAAAGAGTTTCGGAGATCTTAAAGATCGAAGCAGACGCGATATTACATTCGGCGATAAATCTCGATTCGGCGAGTGTCGATCTTGCGATCTCTCTATTATCCGATTGCAGCGGCAAAGTCATTGTCACCGGAGTCGGCAAATCGGGTGTGATCGCCGAAAAGATAGCCCAAACGATGACCAGCACCGGAACGATCGCTGTATTCGTGCATCCGACAGACGCATTGCACGGCGGACTTGGTGTGGTGGCTTGCGGAGATGTGGTTATCGCTCTGAGCAACTCGGGCGAGACCGAAGAGATCCTGGCCATAGTCCCGACTCTCAAACAACGCGGCATTGCGATGATCGCAATAGTCGGAAATATTAATTCCACACTTGCACGCCAATCAGATGTCTTTCTTGACGGATCAGTGGACAAAGAGGCGTGTCCGCTTAATCTTGCTCCGACCGCATCGACGACCGTCGCCCTCGCTATCGGTGACGCTCTATCGATGACGGTAATGGAATTGAAAGGGCTTACGGCGGAGGATTTTGCCGCTAATCACCCCGCGGGCCGACTTGGCAAACGCCTTACGCTGACAGTTGCGAGTCTGATGCGTACCAGTCCGAGCGTTACTCCGGACTCGAATTGGCTCGAGGTCGTCAGATCGATCTCCGATCATGCACTAGGTGCTGTAAACGTCATCGACGGCGACGGCCGGCTTTTGGGGATCGTGACAGATGGTGACCTCCGGCGAACCATCGAGCGAACTGATCCCGCGGACTTCAATGATCTTACCGCCGCGTCGATGATGACGTCCGGGCCGATACGCGCCGAACCGACGATGCTGGCCTTTGACGCATTGCGGCTTATGCAAGATCGTCCGTCACAGATCTCAGTGCTTCCGGTCGTCGATCCCGCCGGAATTTGCGTTGGCCTCCTGAGATTGCACGATGTCGTCGGCAGCGGTCTATAA
- the der gene encoding ribosome biogenesis GTPase Der, whose protein sequence is MKAPLVAIIGRPNVGKSTLFNRLTGSRKAIVGDEPGITRDRMFGEVEWKAQMFRLVDTGGIVPDDDAIIPANIFKQASHAIEESVAIIWVLDTRAGITPLDEELGVLLRNTGKPIIIAANKVESRTVENEAGEFYQFGFEMSPISAEHGTGVGDLLDLVFDHLVFEDENDEAEKPREIRLAIIGRPNVGKSSLLNKLLGEERVIVSPIAGTTRDAIDTYLTADGKDYMIIDTAGIRRKGKTTEMAEKLSVIMARKALERADVAIIVIDAVEGVTNLDANIAGYAVDSGCSVIIVVNKWDALEEKETNTIYEFERTLRMAMKFLDWAPIVTISALTGQRVTKILPLVAQAHAARNLRIQTSRLNRFFEDSISQPKGGTAPAPVKGGFSRLKVQFLTQAGIRPPLFILFTSGGNKAGLHFSYLRYIENQLRSEFDFFGTPVRLVERHKMREKK, encoded by the coding sequence ATGAAAGCTCCGCTAGTTGCCATCATCGGCCGGCCGAATGTCGGAAAATCAACCCTTTTCAATCGCCTCACCGGTAGCCGAAAGGCTATCGTCGGCGATGAACCCGGGATCACGCGCGACCGTATGTTCGGTGAGGTCGAATGGAAAGCCCAAATGTTTCGCCTCGTCGACACCGGCGGTATCGTGCCTGATGACGACGCGATCATCCCTGCGAATATATTCAAGCAAGCATCGCACGCGATCGAAGAGTCAGTTGCCATTATATGGGTTCTTGACACGCGTGCCGGCATCACTCCACTTGATGAAGAGCTCGGAGTTTTGCTCAGAAATACCGGAAAGCCGATAATCATTGCTGCCAACAAGGTCGAGTCACGTACCGTTGAGAATGAGGCCGGCGAATTCTACCAATTTGGTTTTGAAATGTCGCCGATCTCTGCCGAACACGGGACCGGCGTCGGCGATCTGCTTGACCTGGTTTTTGATCACCTTGTTTTTGAAGATGAGAATGACGAAGCCGAAAAGCCTAGAGAGATCAGACTCGCTATCATCGGGCGGCCTAATGTCGGTAAGTCGTCGTTGCTGAATAAACTGCTTGGCGAAGAGCGCGTTATCGTATCGCCGATCGCCGGTACGACGCGTGATGCGATCGATACGTATCTGACCGCCGATGGTAAGGACTATATGATCATCGATACCGCGGGAATAAGACGTAAAGGCAAAACCACCGAGATGGCAGAAAAGCTGTCTGTCATAATGGCCCGAAAAGCTCTGGAACGGGCCGACGTTGCGATCATTGTCATCGATGCTGTCGAGGGTGTTACAAACCTTGATGCTAATATTGCGGGTTATGCTGTCGACTCCGGATGCTCGGTGATCATTGTTGTCAATAAATGGGACGCGCTCGAAGAAAAAGAGACCAATACGATCTACGAATTTGAACGAACGCTCCGAATGGCGATGAAATTCCTCGATTGGGCACCGATCGTTACCATATCTGCATTGACCGGACAGCGAGTGACCAAGATCTTGCCGCTTGTGGCACAGGCCCACGCCGCACGAAATTTGCGTATCCAGACCTCAAGGCTAAATAGATTTTTCGAAGATTCCATCTCTCAGCCAAAAGGCGGAACAGCCCCGGCACCCGTAAAGGGAGGATTTTCGCGTCTCAAGGTTCAGTTTTTGACGCAGGCCGGTATCCGACCGCCGCTATTCATTCTCTTCACGTCCGGCGGTAACAAGGCCGGGCTTCATTTCTCATATTTGAGATATATTGAAAACCAGTTGCGGAGTGAATTTGACTTCTTTGGAACGCCGGTCCGTCTTGTGGAGCGACATAAGATGCGAGAGAAAAAGTAA